A genomic segment from Bartonella ancashensis encodes:
- a CDS encoding flagellin encodes MASSILTNRSAMTALQTLRGIDNNLDRSKDRISTGLRIGNASDNAAYWSISSMMKHDSNTMSAVVDAMNLGKEQVSIAATAVDVTKQSLDDIQKSMVSAREKSNDDITKIQDSIKGNMQNISNAIQSAAFGGKNVLSNGGQKVGIAAGYRREGSAVYVDMIEVGGAELNFGVMKPDGTIDLTGGILQNVFGTSEKGLEDGLKVFNEAAEKQKGLEDALAKAEADYAANASEENKTALDEAKKAVEDNKEDWTKAQSDFKVIADAITLADFVGLEGIADLPSVAQEMIFSGVQKTIRRAVDLTLTAGSKIGSAVNMVDNQLNFVKKLLDNIDAGVGALIDADMNAESAKLSALQVQQQLGIQALSIANQGSQNILALFRN; translated from the coding sequence ATGGCTTCTAGTATATTAACTAACAGATCTGCTATGACTGCTTTGCAGACACTTCGTGGTATTGACAACAATTTAGACAGATCCAAAGATCGTATTTCAACAGGTTTACGTATTGGTAATGCTTCTGATAATGCTGCTTATTGGTCTATTTCATCAATGATGAAACATGACAGTAACACAATGAGTGCTGTTGTTGATGCTATGAATTTAGGGAAAGAACAGGTGAGCATTGCTGCTACAGCTGTTGATGTAACCAAACAATCACTCGATGATATTCAGAAATCAATGGTTTCTGCCCGTGAAAAATCGAATGATGATATTACAAAAATTCAGGATTCTATTAAGGGAAATATGCAAAATATTTCTAATGCAATTCAGTCTGCTGCTTTCGGAGGAAAGAATGTTCTTTCTAATGGTGGTCAGAAGGTTGGTATTGCTGCTGGTTACCGTCGTGAAGGTTCAGCTGTTTATGTTGACATGATCGAAGTTGGTGGAGCTGAATTAAATTTCGGTGTTATGAAACCTGATGGTACCATTGATCTTACTGGGGGAATTCTACAAAACGTTTTCGGTACATCTGAAAAAGGTCTTGAAGATGGTCTTAAGGTTTTCAATGAAGCTGCTGAAAAGCAAAAGGGTTTAGAAGATGCTCTGGCTAAAGCAGAAGCTGACTATGCTGCTAACGCTAGTGAAGAAAATAAAACGGCGCTTGATGAAGCAAAGAAAGCTGTAGAAGACAATAAGGAAGACTGGACGAAAGCACAGAGTGACTTTAAAGTAATCGCTGATGCAATTACTTTGGCAGATTTTGTTGGGTTAGAAGGCATTGCTGATCTTCCTTCAGTTGCTCAAGAAATGATCTTTAGTGGAGTTCAGAAAACAATACGTCGTGCGGTTGATTTAACATTAACTGCAGGATCTAAGATTGGTTCTGCCGTTAACATGGTAGACAACCAGTTGAACTTTGTTAAAAAATTGCTAGACAATATTGATGCAGGTGTTGGTGCGCTTATTGATGCTGATATGAATGCAGAATCTGCAAAATTGTCAGCCTTGCAAGTTCAGCAGCAGCTTGGTATTCAGGCTCTTTCTATCGCAAATCAGGGCAGCCAGAACATCTTGGCTCTTTTCCGTAACTAA
- a CDS encoding pyrroline-5-carboxylate reductase: MKIGFLGTGTISAAMVDGLMASTFDVSSIIISPRNAGIAERLSRNYDKVVIAENNQTLLDESDCIFICLRNQSAEDILRSLQFRSQHFVVSVLAMSRAAEVEGWINHKVYRAVPLPFVAERKNLTPIYPDHPFLRGLFDSLGGTIVLEKEDDFNLFMTAGSLMGVYFNFIETAHQWLIMQGLDKQQSAHFLTMMFSNLTDTMRKIVKDRSSPGINFALLEKEFSTKGGTNELLSDCFSQQGGSAALTEALKIVLQKMSIARTTRKDS; the protein is encoded by the coding sequence GTGAAAATTGGTTTTTTGGGAACAGGGACTATTAGTGCTGCTATGGTAGATGGTTTAATGGCAAGCACTTTTGATGTTTCTTCGATTATTATTTCACCACGCAATGCGGGTATAGCAGAGCGTCTTTCTCGTAATTACGATAAAGTTGTCATTGCTGAAAACAACCAAACGTTATTGGATGAAAGTGATTGTATTTTTATCTGTTTGCGCAATCAAAGTGCAGAAGATATCTTACGTTCATTGCAGTTTCGTTCACAGCATTTTGTGGTTTCTGTATTAGCAATGTCAAGGGCAGCAGAAGTTGAAGGATGGATAAATCATAAGGTCTATCGCGCTGTTCCGCTTCCTTTTGTTGCAGAAAGAAAAAATTTAACACCAATTTATCCAGATCACCCTTTTTTACGGGGCCTGTTTGATTCGTTAGGGGGCACAATAGTTTTGGAAAAGGAAGATGATTTTAATCTTTTTATGACAGCTGGTTCACTTATGGGGGTTTATTTTAATTTTATAGAAACAGCACACCAGTGGTTGATAATGCAAGGCTTAGACAAGCAGCAATCTGCTCATTTTCTTACTATGATGTTTAGTAATCTTACAGATACAATGCGCAAAATAGTGAAAGATAGATCTTCACCTGGTATTAATTTTGCACTTCTCGAGAAAGAATTCTCGACTAAAGGAGGAACGAATGAGCTTTTATCAGACTGTTTCTCTCAGCAAGGGGGATCAGCCGCTTTAACGGAAGCATTAAAGATTGTTTTACAAAAAATGAGCATTGCACGTACAACTCGAAAAGATAGTTGA
- the rsmI gene encoding 16S rRNA (cytidine(1402)-2'-O)-methyltransferase: MSEKAYFIGAHAYSTPVVEPGLYLVSTPIGNLSDITIRALQVLAGADILACEDTRITRILLTHYGIQRRIFVYHEYNAQKMISKLLAALANHQSVALVSDAGTPLISDPGFRLVEEARKEGHRVIPIPGASALLASVVTTGLPTDSFFFAGFLSAKKKQRQKRLEQLKSIPSTLLFYESPHRLVESLQDMVAVFTANRSAAVCRELTKKFETINVSNLGDLLEYYSKQERIRGEIVVVIGGEATASLDPICFQEIDDMLQELVAKYPAAKAAALAAKKTDLKKQELFQRLMFLKGNKV; the protein is encoded by the coding sequence ATGAGTGAGAAAGCGTATTTTATAGGTGCTCATGCTTACTCTACTCCGGTTGTAGAACCAGGGCTGTATCTGGTATCAACACCTATTGGTAATCTTTCTGATATCACAATCCGTGCTTTGCAAGTTCTTGCAGGGGCCGATATATTGGCTTGTGAAGATACACGAATAACACGTATTTTGTTGACACATTACGGAATTCAGAGAAGAATTTTTGTTTATCATGAATATAACGCTCAAAAGATGATTTCGAAGTTATTGGCGGCTTTAGCAAATCATCAATCCGTAGCTCTCGTGTCGGACGCAGGAACACCACTGATCTCAGATCCGGGGTTTCGATTGGTGGAGGAAGCGCGCAAAGAGGGGCATAGAGTTATTCCTATTCCTGGTGCTTCGGCTCTTTTAGCTTCCGTTGTTACCACAGGGCTTCCGACAGATAGTTTTTTCTTTGCAGGTTTTTTAAGTGCAAAGAAAAAGCAACGTCAAAAGCGATTGGAGCAATTGAAATCGATTCCTTCAACGTTGCTCTTCTATGAATCACCCCACCGTCTTGTAGAAAGTTTGCAGGATATGGTTGCTGTTTTCACAGCTAATCGGTCTGCTGCGGTTTGTCGCGAATTAACAAAGAAATTTGAGACAATAAATGTTTCTAATTTAGGAGATTTGCTTGAATATTATAGCAAACAGGAGCGCATACGTGGGGAGATTGTTGTTGTGATTGGAGGGGAAGCAACGGCTTCTTTGGATCCTATATGCTTTCAAGAAATTGATGATATGTTGCAGGAATTGGTTGCTAAGTATCCTGCAGCAAAAGCAGCTGCTTTAGCTGCAAAAAAAACAGATTTAAAAAAGCAGGAATTATTTCAAAGATTAATGTTTTTAAAAGGAAATAAAGTTTGA
- the xseA gene encoding exodeoxyribonuclease VII large subunit yields MVDLFTEKIVATNVAEFSVSEISGALKRVVEGNFGYVRVRGEISGYRGAHASGHAYFALKDDKARLEAVIWLSTMKRLSFPPEEGMEVIAVGKLTTYPGSSKYQIVIDSLEPTGIGALMTLLENRKKKLAEEGLFDESKKKVLPYMPQIIGVVTSPTGAVIRDIIHRILDRFPLHILVWPVRVQGESSGQEVSSAIRGFNNLVGDGPVPKPDIIIVARGGGSLEDLWGFNDEEVVRAVHDSAIPVISAVGHETDWTLIDYVADWRAPTPTAAAERAVPVKIDLEAHLASLNVRFRVSFSRYFEFHRQRLRALSRGMLTADQLFALPRRGVDELSSRLQRVLCVSREKRQFHYYALSLRFSSRLLNTERARRAVGEYTGRFYRAFLRNVEKQRTQVEVAFRILRSTSYQNVLERGFVLALGKDDKPIKRFAHLPEDGRINLRFFDGDVSILTQHRPFRKASKNEQKKLSEDEQGSLF; encoded by the coding sequence ATGGTAGATCTGTTTACTGAAAAAATAGTAGCAACGAACGTTGCAGAATTTAGTGTTTCTGAAATATCTGGTGCCTTAAAACGTGTTGTGGAAGGCAATTTTGGTTACGTGCGGGTGCGTGGGGAAATATCAGGTTATAGAGGCGCTCATGCTTCAGGACATGCTTACTTTGCTTTAAAAGATGATAAGGCTCGGTTAGAAGCTGTAATCTGGCTTAGCACTATGAAAAGGCTTTCTTTTCCTCCTGAAGAGGGAATGGAGGTGATCGCTGTTGGTAAACTTACCACTTATCCTGGATCATCAAAATATCAAATAGTAATTGATTCTCTTGAGCCAACAGGCATTGGTGCCTTGATGACTCTTTTAGAAAATCGCAAGAAAAAGCTTGCAGAAGAAGGATTATTTGATGAATCCAAAAAGAAGGTTTTGCCTTATATGCCTCAGATTATAGGGGTTGTAACATCACCAACAGGGGCTGTCATTCGTGATATTATTCACCGGATATTAGATCGTTTTCCATTGCATATTTTGGTTTGGCCTGTGCGGGTTCAAGGAGAGTCAAGTGGTCAAGAAGTTTCTTCTGCCATCAGAGGGTTTAATAATCTTGTGGGGGATGGGCCTGTGCCAAAGCCTGATATCATCATTGTTGCACGTGGAGGTGGAAGCTTAGAAGATTTATGGGGATTTAATGATGAGGAAGTTGTTCGTGCTGTTCATGATTCAGCCATTCCAGTCATTTCTGCGGTTGGACATGAAACGGATTGGACTCTCATCGATTATGTTGCCGATTGGCGAGCTCCAACTCCCACTGCCGCAGCGGAAAGGGCTGTTCCTGTTAAGATTGATCTTGAGGCACATTTAGCATCACTTAATGTGCGTTTCCGTGTCAGTTTTTCCCGTTATTTTGAATTTCATCGACAAAGATTACGTGCTCTTTCACGGGGGATGCTTACAGCTGATCAGTTATTTGCTTTACCGCGTCGTGGTGTCGACGAACTTTCGAGTCGGTTACAGCGTGTTCTTTGTGTGAGCCGTGAAAAAAGACAGTTTCACTACTATGCTCTTAGTTTGCGGTTTTCTTCACGTTTGCTCAACACAGAAAGAGCGCGGCGTGCTGTAGGAGAATATACTGGACGTTTTTACCGCGCATTTTTACGAAATGTTGAAAAACAACGCACTCAAGTAGAAGTAGCGTTCAGGATTTTGAGAAGCACCTCGTATCAAAATGTTTTGGAACGTGGTTTTGTTTTGGCTTTAGGAAAGGACGATAAGCCGATTAAACGTTTCGCCCATTTGCCTGAGGATGGCCGGATAAATTTGCGCTTTTTTGACGGGGATGTGAGTATTTTAACACAGCACCGTCCTTTTAGGAAAGCCTCTAAAAATGAACAAAAAAAGTTATCAGAAGATGAGCAGGGATCCCTTTTTTGA
- a CDS encoding DNA-3-methyladenine glycosylase I yields the protein MGVDGKLRCSWVGSDPLYCAYHDNEWGKVIFDDRLLFEKICLEGFQAGLSWLTILKKILHFRNAFDHFDLEKIVCYDEEKIKKLLQDRGIVRHQGKIRSVINNAFKAQTIIAEWGSLFRYFWSFQALKHGSFEKESLQIKQGNSATFASIHLAKDLKKRGWTFVGPEICHSFMQAVGIINGHLDGCFCRQESKGFCYEVLS from the coding sequence ATGGGAGTAGATGGGAAGCTGCGTTGTTCATGGGTAGGAAGTGACCCACTTTATTGTGCATATCACGATAATGAATGGGGAAAAGTTATCTTTGATGATCGCCTTTTGTTTGAAAAGATATGTCTTGAAGGTTTTCAAGCAGGGCTCTCTTGGTTAACTATTTTGAAAAAAATTCTTCATTTTCGTAATGCATTTGATCATTTCGATCTGGAAAAGATTGTTTGTTATGACGAGGAAAAAATCAAAAAGTTACTTCAGGATCGAGGGATTGTGCGTCACCAAGGAAAAATAAGATCGGTGATTAATAATGCTTTTAAAGCACAAACTATCATAGCAGAATGGGGCAGTCTTTTTCGTTATTTTTGGTCTTTTCAGGCACTGAAACATGGGTCTTTTGAAAAAGAAAGTCTCCAAATAAAGCAAGGAAATTCTGCAACATTCGCATCTATTCATCTTGCCAAAGATTTGAAAAAGCGTGGCTGGACGTTTGTCGGTCCAGAAATATGTCACTCTTTTATGCAGGCTGTTGGGATCATAAACGGTCATCTTGACGGATGTTTTTGTCGACAAGAGAGTAAAGGTTTTTGTTATGAAGTATTATCTTAA
- a CDS encoding electron transfer flavoprotein subunit alpha/FixB family protein: MAILLLAEHNNHSLLIETAKALTAAQQIGNDIDILVCGTMIRAVAEEAASLANIRQILVAEADYLTHQLAEPITATIIALAKNYDVIMAASTSIGKNIMPRVAALLDLMQISDIIEIVAPDTFKRPTYAGNVIETVRTSDRQKIITVRTASFTPAPRGNSAPINTITPAPNPNLSFFVKEETTQSDRPNLSSAQVIISGGRGLGSQEQFMKLLLPLANKLNAAIGASRAAVDADYAPNDWQIGQTGKIVSPELYIAIGISGATQHLAGIMNAKVIVAINKDEEAPIMRIADYALVGDLHQIIPELEKAL; the protein is encoded by the coding sequence ATGGCAATTCTTCTATTGGCTGAACATAACAATCATTCCCTATTAATAGAAACTGCAAAAGCACTTACTGCAGCTCAACAGATCGGTAACGATATTGACATATTGGTCTGTGGAACAATGATTCGAGCCGTTGCTGAAGAAGCTGCTTCATTGGCTAATATACGACAAATTCTTGTTGCTGAAGCAGATTATTTAACTCACCAATTAGCTGAACCTATAACTGCAACAATCATCGCACTTGCCAAAAATTATGATGTTATCATGGCAGCTTCTACCAGCATTGGAAAAAATATTATGCCGCGTGTAGCCGCTCTTCTCGATCTTATGCAAATTTCAGATATTATCGAGATTGTCGCACCTGATACTTTCAAACGACCGACTTATGCAGGTAACGTTATTGAAACTGTACGCACAAGTGACAGACAAAAAATCATAACAGTACGTACAGCCTCTTTTACTCCAGCGCCCCGGGGAAATTCTGCTCCCATAAACACAATTACACCCGCTCCAAACCCTAATCTTTCCTTTTTCGTAAAAGAAGAAACTACCCAAAGCGACCGCCCTAACTTATCTTCAGCACAGGTCATTATATCAGGTGGACGTGGACTTGGTTCACAAGAACAATTTATGAAACTTCTTTTACCACTGGCAAATAAACTAAATGCTGCTATAGGTGCCAGCAGAGCAGCGGTTGACGCTGATTATGCTCCCAATGATTGGCAAATTGGACAAACAGGAAAAATTGTTTCCCCTGAACTATATATTGCTATCGGAATCTCCGGCGCTACCCAGCATTTAGCTGGTATAATGAACGCGAAAGTTATTGTTGCTATTAACAAAGATGAGGAAGCTCCCATCATGCGTATTGCAGACTATGCTCTCGTCGGCGATTTGCACCAGATTATCCCTGAATTAGAAAAGGCTCTATGA
- a CDS encoding electron transfer flavoprotein-ubiquinone oxidoreductase — MSANVRYERESIECDVVIVGAGPAGLSAAIRLKQIDPALSVIILEKSAEVGAHILSGAIMDPIGIDALLPEWRTEQDHPFQAPVTREQFFLLKPQYASVLPNILLPRILSNNGCYIISLGEICRWLSKKAEMLGVEIYPGFAVSDVLYGDNGTVTGVLTGDLGIEKDGTYGKNYTPGMILQAKYTLIAEGARGSVTKKLMQKFNLGQNHEPQKFGLGLKELWEINPQKHSRGLVQHFTGWPLDDKTNGGGFIYHQADNLLSVGFVVHLDYKNPYLSPFEEFQRFKTHPELYEIFKGAKRLAYGARAINEGGWQSVPKLVFPGGALIGCAAGFVNVPRIKGSHNAILSGMLAANYIASALKNGRAHDEVTEIEEQWRKSPIGKDLYKVRNSKPLWAKYGTKYGMKIVGFDLWWQQLFGFSLFGTLSHGKPDYACLDPIEKSQPITYPKPDGIVTFDRLSSVALSNTHHENNQPCHLEIISSEKQKNSEYEIYGGPSARYCPAGVYEWLEKDNQKTYVINASNCIHCKTCDIKDPNQNINWVCPQGNGGPLYPNM, encoded by the coding sequence ATGAGTGCTAATGTACGTTACGAACGTGAAAGCATAGAATGTGATGTAGTCATCGTAGGAGCTGGCCCCGCAGGTCTTTCTGCGGCAATTCGTCTCAAGCAAATTGACCCAGCACTTTCTGTCATCATTCTTGAAAAAAGCGCTGAAGTGGGTGCACATATCTTGTCTGGTGCAATTATGGATCCAATCGGTATTGATGCACTTTTGCCAGAGTGGCGTACCGAGCAAGATCATCCCTTTCAAGCACCTGTCACTAGGGAGCAATTTTTTCTCCTGAAACCTCAATATGCCTCAGTATTACCCAATATTTTGCTTCCAAGAATATTATCTAATAATGGTTGCTATATTATTTCTCTTGGAGAAATTTGCCGCTGGTTAAGTAAAAAAGCTGAAATGCTCGGTGTTGAAATTTACCCTGGTTTTGCCGTATCAGATGTTCTTTATGGTGATAACGGCACTGTTACTGGTGTTCTTACAGGTGATCTTGGTATTGAAAAAGATGGAACTTATGGAAAAAATTACACCCCTGGCATGATTTTACAGGCAAAATACACCTTAATTGCAGAAGGAGCTCGTGGCTCTGTTACAAAAAAATTAATGCAAAAATTTAATCTTGGCCAAAACCACGAACCACAAAAATTTGGTCTTGGCTTAAAAGAGCTTTGGGAAATTAACCCTCAAAAACATAGCCGCGGCCTTGTTCAGCATTTCACAGGATGGCCATTAGATGATAAAACAAACGGTGGGGGATTTATTTATCATCAAGCAGACAATTTGCTTTCTGTTGGTTTCGTCGTTCATCTGGATTACAAAAATCCCTATCTATCTCCTTTTGAAGAATTTCAGCGCTTCAAAACACATCCCGAATTATATGAAATTTTTAAAGGAGCAAAGCGTCTTGCCTATGGTGCACGCGCCATAAATGAAGGAGGATGGCAATCTGTCCCTAAGCTTGTTTTTCCTGGTGGTGCACTCATTGGATGTGCCGCAGGTTTTGTCAATGTTCCACGTATTAAGGGTTCGCACAATGCTATATTGTCCGGTATGCTAGCTGCTAATTACATTGCTTCAGCTCTTAAAAACGGTCGAGCCCATGATGAAGTTACAGAAATCGAAGAACAGTGGCGTAAAAGTCCTATTGGAAAAGATCTTTATAAAGTACGTAATAGTAAACCACTTTGGGCAAAATATGGTACAAAATATGGAATGAAGATTGTCGGCTTTGATCTATGGTGGCAACAACTCTTTGGTTTTTCCTTATTTGGAACGCTTTCCCATGGAAAACCCGATTATGCTTGTCTTGACCCTATAGAAAAATCACAACCTATTACATACCCAAAACCAGACGGAATCGTGACTTTTGACCGCCTTTCAAGCGTTGCACTTTCAAATACCCATCATGAAAATAATCAACCATGCCATTTAGAAATAATCTCGTCAGAAAAGCAGAAAAATTCTGAATATGAAATCTATGGAGGGCCTTCTGCACGTTATTGCCCTGCAGGTGTTTATGAATGGCTTGAGAAAGATAATCAAAAAACTTATGTCATCAATGCCTCAAACTGCATACACTGCAAAACATGCGACATTAAAGATCCTAATCAGAATATTAACTGGGTTTGTCCACAAGGGAATGGAGGTCCTCTTTACCCAAATATGTGA
- a CDS encoding DUF6460 domain-containing protein, whose amino-acid sequence MSNSLHSFLGGTPGRVFVKILIISLLVGIVMNLFGWTFTSLIEQLVIYFEDLWDAGLITFVNIAHLIATGAVIVVPIFFFLRIFRKR is encoded by the coding sequence TTGTCTAACTCTCTTCATTCATTTCTTGGTGGAACACCAGGACGCGTTTTTGTTAAAATTCTCATTATTTCATTACTCGTCGGAATCGTAATGAATCTTTTTGGATGGACATTTACAAGCCTCATTGAACAACTAGTCATATATTTTGAAGATTTGTGGGACGCGGGCTTAATAACTTTTGTAAACATCGCTCACCTAATTGCAACAGGTGCAGTAATTGTCGTACCTATTTTTTTCTTTTTGCGTATCTTCCGTAAAAGATAA
- the pyrF gene encoding orotidine-5'-phosphate decarboxylase: MVPAMNDRLIVGLDVTSVQQAERLVLQLGDCVHIYKIGYQFVFSGGMGFVQELIQARKKVFFDMKLLDIDHTIAKAVENIAKLGVSMLTIHAYPTAMQAAVSAAKGSDLCLLGVTVLTSMDQVDLYNAGYRESPKNLVLRRAEQAREIGMGGIISSALEAEALRKIIGTDMALVTPGIRPIGSDRGDQKRIMTPKEALSAGASHLVVARPIIQADDPLAATKEILKDMASFSE; encoded by the coding sequence ATGGTACCGGCGATGAATGATCGTCTCATTGTTGGGTTGGATGTTACAAGTGTTCAACAAGCAGAAAGATTGGTTTTACAATTAGGTGATTGCGTTCATATTTACAAAATAGGCTATCAGTTTGTTTTTTCCGGAGGGATGGGGTTCGTTCAAGAACTTATCCAGGCACGAAAAAAAGTATTCTTTGATATGAAATTGTTGGATATTGATCATACCATTGCAAAAGCCGTAGAAAATATTGCAAAATTGGGTGTTTCAATGTTGACCATTCATGCTTATCCAACAGCAATGCAAGCGGCTGTTTCCGCTGCTAAGGGGAGTGATCTATGCTTGCTAGGTGTAACTGTGTTGACGTCTATGGATCAAGTTGATTTGTACAATGCTGGTTATAGAGAGAGTCCGAAAAATTTGGTTTTGAGAAGAGCTGAGCAAGCGCGTGAAATCGGAATGGGAGGTATCATTTCTTCTGCTCTTGAAGCGGAAGCCTTGAGGAAAATTATTGGGACAGATATGGCGTTGGTTACACCGGGAATTCGTCCTATTGGGAGTGATAGAGGGGACCAAAAACGGATTATGACTCCAAAAGAAGCACTAAGTGCAGGTGCGAGCCATCTTGTGGTGGCGCGTCCAATCATTCAAGCAGATGATCCATTAGCTGCGACGAAGGAAATTTTAAAAGATATGGCAAGTTTTTCTGAATAA
- a CDS encoding Mrp/NBP35 family ATP-binding protein yields MGSITAEIIRERLRQVKGPDCDSDIVSLGLLSDIFIADGKVFFSITIPNGRAQEFEPLRCAAEKAVNDLEGIRAVVVTLTAEKEPKVSSQGHKGAFVSKPGRRGVLPTKMPIDGVRHVIAVASGKGGVGKSTTAINIALALQDAGFRTGLMDADIYGPSLPRLTGLVNRKVQQIEGKKIQPLNKFGLQLMSMGFLVDEEKPMVWRGPMVMAAVTQFLRDVVWGPLDILVIDLPPGTGDVQLTLSQQVQLTGALIVSTPQDLSLVDVRKAVEMFMKVDIPILGFIENMSYFIAPDTGKRYDIFGYGGVRMEAENRGIPLLAEIPLDASLRTSSDEGLPIFIADFEGKNAGLYRSIVHKIRDKFF; encoded by the coding sequence GTGGGCTCTATCACAGCTGAGATCATCCGCGAAAGGCTGCGTCAAGTCAAAGGGCCAGATTGTGACAGCGATATTGTATCGCTGGGGCTTCTTTCAGATATATTTATTGCTGATGGCAAGGTTTTCTTTTCTATCACAATTCCTAATGGACGTGCGCAAGAATTTGAACCATTACGCTGTGCTGCTGAAAAAGCAGTTAATGACTTAGAGGGAATTAGAGCGGTTGTTGTAACGTTAACGGCAGAAAAGGAACCTAAAGTATCTTCTCAAGGGCATAAAGGTGCATTTGTCTCTAAGCCAGGGCGCAGAGGTGTCTTACCCACGAAAATGCCGATAGATGGCGTACGTCATGTGATCGCCGTTGCTTCTGGGAAAGGTGGTGTTGGTAAATCGACAACAGCAATTAACATTGCCTTAGCACTACAAGATGCTGGTTTTAGGACGGGGTTGATGGATGCAGATATTTATGGTCCGTCTTTGCCGCGTTTGACAGGGCTTGTTAATAGAAAAGTGCAACAAATTGAGGGTAAAAAAATTCAACCTCTTAACAAGTTTGGCCTCCAATTAATGTCTATGGGTTTTTTGGTTGATGAAGAAAAGCCAATGGTATGGCGTGGTCCTATGGTGATGGCAGCTGTTACTCAATTTTTGAGAGATGTTGTATGGGGTCCTCTTGATATTTTAGTGATCGATCTACCCCCAGGGACAGGAGATGTACAATTAACGCTTTCTCAACAAGTTCAATTAACAGGAGCCTTAATTGTTTCTACGCCACAAGATCTCTCTTTGGTTGATGTACGCAAAGCGGTGGAGATGTTTATGAAAGTCGATATTCCTATTTTAGGTTTTATTGAAAATATGAGCTATTTCATTGCACCTGATACAGGAAAACGCTACGACATTTTTGGTTATGGTGGTGTACGTATGGAAGCAGAAAATCGTGGAATCCCTCTTTTGGCAGAGATTCCACTTGATGCTTCTTTACGGACCTCTTCAGATGAAGGTTTGCCAATTTTTATTGCTGATTTTGAGGGGAAAAATGCTGGACTCTACCGCTCAATTGTTCATAAAATCAGGGATAAATTTTTTTAA
- a CDS encoding YraN family protein, which produces MQKKDKQKFFYRGIRSEKWAAWWLRLKGFHIVARRFKTKSGEIDLIARRGNLVLIVEVKARSTLSEAMMAVSRMNERRIKAAADVWLAQQKDYAALCVRFDFIAILPWRLPYHVSGFFESR; this is translated from the coding sequence ATACAAAAAAAAGATAAGCAAAAGTTTTTTTATCGAGGTATCCGTTCAGAAAAATGGGCAGCTTGGTGGTTACGTTTGAAGGGGTTTCACATTGTTGCAAGGCGTTTTAAAACAAAAAGTGGCGAAATTGATTTAATTGCTCGACGTGGCAATCTTGTTTTGATTGTTGAAGTTAAAGCACGTTCTACACTATCTGAAGCAATGATGGCCGTTAGCCGAATGAATGAGAGACGTATTAAGGCTGCGGCAGATGTTTGGTTAGCACAGCAAAAAGATTACGCTGCTTTATGTGTGCGCTTCGATTTCATTGCAATTTTGCCGTGGCGTTTACCATATCATGTTTCAGGTTTCTTTGAGTCTCGTTAA